The DNA region ATTATAGGTGGTTTGTGCTGCTGTGGTTTTGCAGAGCGGTCCCTGTGCACCAACCCCCTGCAGAAACAGTTACCTTGGTACTACCCTGCTCTATGCCCCAGCTTTGCCTCCCCCTGTCCCCAGAGCACAGCCTAGGCTGTGAGGTTGAGAATCCCATCAGAGGAGGGTCTGATGTAACCCATACCGGGCAGGATGGATTCCCAGAGCCTCTACATTGAACAGCCCATGGGATCAAACTGAGCAAAATTCCAATATCCTGTCTGGGTTTCTCGATCCCGGCTAGAGGGTTTGGGGAAGCTTGGAGGATCCTGCAGAGAGAGAAACCCAGGATTCCTGCTGGGAAAGCAATTAAATTTTTCGAGTGTCTGTTGTCTGGATTGCTGCAGTAAAATTTAGTTTATGGCCAATACGCTTCCATGACAACCCCTATCAAATGGCTGAAGTCCAGGCCCTATTCCGCCACAGTTCTCGCCTCTACCCCACAAGCCGACAGAGTAACTCTGTTCCCTGGCAGCAGTAGTCTGCCTTTACCCCCTATGTGGGCCAGCCGCTGGAGCGTGGCAAAACACACACTTTATGAGCAAGCTGCACTGTCCAGCCAGGCCCCCAAGTTTGCCAGAGGGCGTGCATTTGAGAAGCCGATTTACACACCCAGAGGCCTTTTGCTGGAGCCAAGAGTTAGGGGTGGGGGAACTGCAGGAGCTGATTTGAGAGGCTGTTTGTGAAAATACAGCCCACATCTCCAGGGGGGGCATGGGGCGTGGGGGGCATTTACAGGATCTACCACTCACAGGGTTTTAAACTGCCTCCCCTCACGGCAGGGTCTGAGGAACCCCAtgaggaagagaacccaggagacaGTGAGCGTCTCTTTGGTGGCCATTGGCAGGGGCCACGCAGAAAGGGGAATCAATCCTGATCTTCCACATTTCCTCCTCTGGCTCCCGCAGCCTGAGCAAATCACAAAGCTGCTTCACATCTCAGCATTCCTTCCACTCTGCTCAGGCTTCCCCGGCCAAGCTGCGGGGGGTGCGCTTGTAAAAActcccctttctttctctcctgggTCTTCCCATCAGCAAGCTGCCTGCTGGAAAGAGGCagagaggtgctcagacactactgACTCGAAGGTTTTACACACTTTTCCACTCAACCACAGTTTAAGTGCTGGCTGCCTCCACAGGGCTGCGGCTTAGTAGCTGGTGTGCTGCCCTGTGGCGGGCAGGAATATCCCGGGAGCGACTGTGCTTAGAAAAGAAGTCAGATGTTTTCAAAGCTGCTGCTTTTCTGCAGGTGCAGTTTGCTCCCATTGTGTTCTGAAGCGGGGTGGGCACCCGCTCGGGCCCGGAGGGGTTTaagatagccctgggagagggctggggcaggggaagagctgggctgattggcagagcagccacagctgggggccatgccccacacagaccctgCGCCCGTGGgccttataaaagccagggaGGCCAGGAGGAGAAGAGTGTACTCTTGTTAGCTTCTgagagggaaggacctggctgcagggGCTCTAAGCAGAGTACCTAAATtggattggagcagggctggggagggccagCCAGGAAAGCCCAAGGCTGTGGCCTACCATTAGGCCCAACAGGTACTGAGGTTGCAGCCCAAGGTTAGatagaggcagcaggtccaagcCCAACCTTGccggtgatgagtggctcatGCTGCAGGGCGCGGGGgttagctggtgactggcaggagcctacaaCTGAGGCGAGGTAGGGATAGTCGGTGGGTGGCTGGGTTCCCccgggagggggagacccagaactgtgggggtactgccagggggcagccccCAGTggaaggggcaccggggtcctgggagggacatgggagccaggagcaaggtgagacaccggcctgaagagggcgctccggaggctggGATGCTAATTCCCAGAGAcgaccagcagggggcgccacCGCTGAGTCTGCGCCCGTTTAGTTCGTTTTTctagtatctgagctccttccaGTGGTGCAttaagtcaggggttctcaaccgttttctttctgagcccccccaccccaacataaGATTAAAAACGCCACGGCCCcccctgtgccacaacaactgattTTCAGCGTGTACAAGCCAGGGTTGGCATTAGGGGCAGGGCAGTTCcctggggccccacgccacaggggctTCTGTGAAACTAAGctgctcagactttggcttccacctgggtggtggggctcagggcctggGGCTTCAGCTCCATGCAGTGAGGCTTcagctttctaccctgggccactgcgagtctaatgctggtcctgcttggtgcttccccccgccaccccgaAATGGGCTCATggcccccagggggccccggaaTCCTGGTTGACAACCACTGCATTAAGCCATGTGATAACACCCCTAGTGCTGCCTACACGGGGTCTTAGGGGCGGTTTAACTGCATTGCCCAGGGGTGGGGATTTTTCACCGCCCTGAGCGATGTTGCTGGGTCACTCTAATGCAGACCCGCCCTGAGAccatggaatgaactcccccaggaacaaGGGACCATCACAACCCTCCCCACTTTCCAGTCCCATGCGCAAGGCTCATTTTTTTGACCTTGCTTCTGAGCTCTAAACACAGAACAACAGGTGCATGGGCATACCAGACCATGGAGTGCTTTGAAGAGAGGACTGAGACTTTGAACTTGATTCAATAGCTCAAAGGGCCAACCCCCTGCAGGGTGCTTGCAGGCTGGAGGCAAAACCAGGGTCCTGTtggttggggtggtttttttggtttgatttggtttggtttttcttcTTTCAAGAGCTGGGCACATTCCAATCGATATGTATTACATTCAGCCAGCCTGAAATCCACTAGCACAGCAAGGAGATGCATTCTGGCCTGAACTTTTTAAAGTTCTGCCctgtatagggtgaccagatgtcccaattttatgggacagtcccaattttggggtctttttcttataggctcctattatccctgtcccgatttttttcacacttgctgtctggtcaccctagctctgtACAGTTCAAACGTTGGTAATTTACACccgagaggtggctgcatttcactgctgGGCGAGGTGGTCCCTCTGAATGCAGCTTCTCATCACTTAATAAAGTGTGTTGGTGTTAGAGTTGCAAACTTTGGCATGAAAGGGGCTTTCGGTAATTTGGACATTACCCTTGCATGGCTCTTGAGGTTATGTCCCATCTGGGCTCCCATTCCTATTAGCCCTAACATTAGGGTCACCTGCTGCAGAAGATGAAGACCAAGTAAGGTCGTAGATGAGCCaaaattatctatctatctaatcatcTCAGGCTCTGCGCAACCAGGTGGGCAAAGAAGACCTTCCTTCACCCCCACACCAAATGAACTTCAAGGGGGCCCAAATTATTGTCAGGAAGGCCAAAATATGTAACGTTATCCAGCGCTGGGCAGTGGAACAGCCGCAGATTGGAGAGTCTTCGTTCCTTAGTTAAATTATAGATCACAGCAAAATATTGACACACTTGtctgactttttttctttattaaactgTTAAAATCCAAGCATTCCCAAAGATCTAACTAGCCCCTGGACTTCtgattggtttattttttaactgCAATATCCAGGGGACCCAAAATACCCACTTGCCCCCTGCTCCACCATAAAAGGACCCAAGAACTGGCCTTGATCTATGTATCTGTCTAGCATCCACCTGCCCCTTAATAGTTCAACCAGGCCTAAAAATTGCTCAGCTTGAAAGCCACAATGCCCCATGAGCCCCTCATCCTTCTATTCACTACCCCATTATCTTCCCCCTCCAAGTAATCCACAAAGGGTTCTTTATTCCTAGCCCCCATCAGCTTATTTGCCTGCCCTCTGGTTCTTACAGTGCCATTGTGCGTTGTCAGTCTCCAAGGGTGAAGCAGATCTTTCCTGACTGTTTCAAACTAAGACTGAGTTCCTGCCAACGTCCTAGACCGGCCATAACCAGAGCTCCAACAAACTGGTCCCCTCCCTTCACTCCCAGAAGCTGCCTTTTGTTCTGTTATCTCTTCCTCATTCTgcatttcacagtttcagatttTTGAAGATAGTCAGCCGAGGACCGgcagaggggtgcggggtgcacgGAACAGCCAATTCCTGGTGCAAAGTCTACACAGCTTGTAACAAATGCAGGCATGTCTCTGTACAAAGAAAAGTAGCAGTCTTGGCTAATTGCAACTGAACCCACAGGAAATGATCTGCACTAAACACAGCAAACTGAGCATGTAACTCCTAGCGGAACCACTTGGCCAAACCAGGCCTGGTCTGGTAGGTCTCTGTCATTTGCAAGGCCCGGCAGGCTTTGCAGAAGTGGATGGTCCAGGAACTTTGCTTGGACGGTTTTAGCCATGTTAGCCACTGGAAGTAGCGCTGGTAACGTGCTGGGTCCTTGTCCAGCTCCTGGAGATACTGGGCCAGCCCTTGAGCATTGGGAAAGTCATCAATGTGAATAAAGGCATCAGGGGGCAGAAAGCGCTCGTAGTTTTTTCGGGGGGGGCCGCAGACAACAGGCACAGCCCCTGAGCCCAGGGCATTGTTCCAGAGCTTCTCAGTGATGTAGTCCTCATGAAGCGAGTTCTCAAAGGCCAGGTAGAATTTGTACTGGGACAGGGTGGAGAAGTGCTTGTCCCGGGGCAGAGACATGTGATGGCTGCCGTATATATCCACGTGGAGGTATTTCTTCAGCTCCTGATAGTACTGCACCCGGCGGGAGGCTGGGTTCCAGTTACTCACTGCCCAGGCCACCAGCTTGGACTTGGCTGGGATGCTGAAGTTCTGGGGCTGGCTGAGGACCTCCAGCCACCCGTAGGGGGTGAAGATATCAGAGTCCCTCCGGTAAGACATGGTCAGGTTAAAGAGGTTATCCATGAAGCCCAGGttagggctgtggctgggggactCCAAGTTGAACCAGATCCAGTACTGGAAAGGCGGccgtggggcctggggcagtttCTTTGGGCTGGAGCACACATCCCTGTGATGCACAATCACTGCATTGGCCTTGTGGTACCAGCTACGGTTGGCCGTGATGTGACAGTCCTGGATGCCAAAGAGCTCAGAGCATTTTCGCAGAGCAGCACGTTGCCCAAAGGGCCAGGTCCACAGGAGGATGGTCAGCTCCGAACCAGCCTCTGGAGCTGTGGGGTTGTTTCCAGGATGGACTGTGACTGAAGAGGAATTGCCAGCCCAGGCCTCTAGGCCAGGGTCCCTGGAGGGCCGAAGgtaaagaaacaaacagaaggcGGTTACCAATTGGGAGAGAATAAAGATTAGGAGGTGCTTGCAGGGTGGGCTTTTCTTCTGGTCGCTGAGCGGCATTGCTGGCCTGGGAATGCAGGAGACACCAATAATGGCATGATTAGTGATAGCAATAACTGAACATGGTGGGGCTGGGCGGGAAGGAACAATGCCAAGAACTGGCAAAGCATGTCAGAAAGTGTTCCCCACAAATCTGAAGCAACGTGAAGCAGAATCACTCGCAGACTCACACCAAAGGCAAACAAGTTCTTTGGCGCCCTACACCAACCCGCCCCTGCTGAAATAACCTCATTTAGGTATGATGCTGCCCTTGTGGCTGGGAATTACCCCGAGCAAACTGGGTTGCCCAGAGAAAACTGAAATGGTTAGTCCTTTCCAACCACTTAGAcctcgtctacactacagtttactTTGGTAGAActtacatctctcaggggtgtggattatccacatccctgagtgacactAATTACCCCAACCTAGGCGCCGGTGTTGACTTAGCTTCCGCCTTTCATGGAGGTGGAGTCATTAAGCTCTCTCCCGCCGGCTTAGGGTGTCACCCCCATAAGTATTACAGTTGTGTAAATGGAGCCGGCGTCTCAGGACAGAAAATGGAGATGGCCATCTCCAGATTGCAGGAGGGATTTAGGGAGGCATCAGGTAATTCCAGGTTGCAGTTTCACCCGGTTCCTCATTCAAAGTACAGTGGGAACACCCACCAGTTTAGATGTGACTGCCACCCCTTTGGCTGACGTACCAGGAACTCCCAGAGCTAAAAGCGTGAGCTGAGGATACCAGGCGCCATAGCTGTCTGCTATAATACACACTCGCCGGTGGGTTACATAGGATCTTCCAAAGGCCTTGGGGTTTCCTTCACCGCCGCCCACCTCAGTTATTCCTCAGCCTTTTACTCCACTTTTCCCTGTCCCTTTTTTAGAAATTCATTTGCATAACAGTACAGCAGCAAGGAGTCCAGGATTCGTGGTGCTATCTACTCAGCACTGCCGTAGTCCCGTCCCTGAAGAGCTCACACCAACACAGATGCAGCAGAGGAGAGGAAacagcttgcccaaggtcatagacCAGATGGCTGGCAgaagtgggaatagaacccagggatCCTGCCACCTCAGCCAGTGCCCCTAGACCCTGGACCAGACTGCCTATGATTAGAGAATTTACCTCCCAAACAGCATTCCAGACAGCAGTGAAGAAAGCGACTCACCTCTGGCTTCCGTCCTGACAAATTCCTGAAATGACTACAAGTGCTCTTGTGAGATGAGTTGAAGCGGCAAGTGGGATAAGAGAAAGCAAGTGACGCAAAACAGAATGAGGAGGGCAAAGTTACAGGGAGTGGATTTCATGTATCTCTGGGCCAATTGTTTACTGTATGCTGATCAGCTGCAGCCAGAACAAGGTCCCCAAGAAATAAGTCCTGCCCTCTTTGAACATCCCCACCCCAAGCCCTTTCGTAACAATTGTGCCCAAGACTGATTTGTTTGAAGTTAATTGAGCGCTGATGCCAAAGAAGAGGGAAGCAGTTGGACTGGAAACAGCATTCAAAGAGGGGCGATACAAGATTGAAACATATCGGATTGGCCTTCCTGGTTGGATGTGACGCTCCACCTTTCCCTGTGAATGGGATGGGCGGAGCAATGTGTGTTTGCTGGGATTCCAGATCTTCTTGAGCTCCCAAGGGCTCTTTGCAGTGCAAGCAAGCAGGGGATGGATGGAACAGTTCTCAGAGCTCTGCCCGGTACAGACATCAGCTGCAGAGATGGCCCAAATGCCCTGCAGAACACGGGAGCGTGTGCAGACCTGCCACTCTCCACCCTCCATTTCTCCTTTGCCATAGAGGCGTTGCCTAGGCTGATAAGGACTTTATTAGTCACCACGAGTTTCAAAGCTAAAGAGCAGATTTAgccgcacagctcccattgattccagtgtGCTGCCAAACCCCCTTTGAAAACCTCAACCGGGGTCTCAGGCCTGGACGTGTCACCAAGGCCTTCAAGCTTTTGCCTTATGACTCCTTCATCCCCTCGTGACTCACAGCACTTGAGAGGTGAGCTGGACAGGGACATGGAGCGATACCAACTCTGCTTGGGGAAGACCAGCTATGGGGGGCCCTGTCCTGCTACAAAGCTCGCCAGGCCCTGCTTtgggctcccttcccctccccggcAACCCAGATGAGTTGGTCTTGTGTATCTTAGTCACTGGGTTGAGCCATGCTTTTCAGTTGCTGCAACTGGGGTGAATTGTTTTTTTGTGCACCTGCCGGGCTGCAAGTGGCTGGCATGAGAAGGACGTTCATGCATTAAATCAGGATGAAATGTATTTAAATGGAAGCGCGGGCTGTTTGACTTGAATTACAGTTTCTGGATGGAGGCTGCACCTGGAAGGGGGGGCAGGAATCAGGCATGGGATGTTCAGGAATTTGCTGTGAAGGGCTTTTAAATTCTTCTAATCCCTATGTGCCAGGCACAAGGGTCAGGTCTAGAGGTGCCTTTTATCCCCTAGGCTTGCCCCCAGGTACATCCTCCAGACTGGAGCTGCTTTTAAGGGTAGGGTTCTAACAGGGAGGAATATGAAAAATGTCATCGAGCAAAGGGGAGCGATATACTTGGGTTTGGTTGCCCAGAGTGCCTGAGGTCACAGACTCCAATTCCTGACTGGGAAAAGCTGTGTCAGACCTGGGGCTGATCCACCCTGCGTTCCAGGAACGCTACCCAGGAAAGGCAGTGGGTTCTCTGGTTTATTTCActgggagacagacacaggcactGGGGTTCAGCACTTGGGCTGGTGCAACATCACAGGGCAGAAGGAGCCTTTTATTAAAACCATCATGACTGGGGTTTTCCAAAGCGTTTAAGGGTCTGAAACCACTGCACTTTCTGGGAGTCCGTCACTGGTAGTTGGATGCAGAAGTCCAGGAGtagtcaatttattttttttgtcaaggtccaagtTTCTTGGTCAAAGTATAGTCTGGGTCCAGAttccagagaattttttttaaaaaaacaatgataataagtaaatacaaaaattgggggtcccttcaaaagcatctggaggtctggatttggcccatggtctgcctattgactatccCTCAGGATCTGAAGATCCCAGCTCATGTTGGGTGTtctgtgtactgcacctttaaatggGTAAGGAACTACCATTTTGTGAGACAGAGCCACAGGACAGACGCACTCTGCTCTCTCCTGAAGACTTTACTTTACTTTTCTTCTTGTTTGCTTGTGTCCCTTTATGTGTAACATATGTTGCTGGTGCCAAGTGGATCCGGATTTTCTCTGGTGTTGGGCGACTCCCCAGGGGGCTGTAGAACTGGTGTAGCAGCTCTTCagaattcctcctcctccagcagcccacaGTTTAGGGGGGTGCGTAGGGGGTGTGCCTAAGGAAAAGGGGGTATCCTCATAACTCTGTGCTCTGCCTATTCCCAGTTGCTGGAATAACCCCTCGACTGCATAGGCAGCTGGGTGCAAACTACAGAGgccttcaggctgctctaaactTGCACTGGCCCCAGAATACAGGGCACCTAAATGTGAGACAAAACCaccttctccctctcctcctgccccaaagCCTCTGGGTGCTCTTTGGGTATCAGAAAATATCAGAATTCCTTCTTCTCACGGGCTGCAGGTGAACCCCACCTTTGGGGAGTCTAGCCCCATGACCCCACCCCTTTTGcctaaggccctgccccccacccccacctgccagAGTCCTAagtccaccaccccacccccgcgGCCACAGGAGCCCtagccagcctgccccagctaTGCCAGCTCGGCCAGGGGGCCCCAGGCCAGGCAGCGACGGGGCCAGAAGCTTGGCCCTgccggctcctgctgcaggcttcgcccccaccggcagccaagctcccttctcccccgcctcctcccccaagtgtgctgctttccccactgccgaacagctgtttgccggcactcatagaatcatagaatctcagggttggaagggacctcaggagtcatctagtccaaccccctgctcaaagcaggaccaatccccaatttttgccccagatcccaaatggccccctcaaggattgaactcacaaccctgggtttagcaggccaatgctcaaatccctccccccaaaaaggaaCAGGTTCCACTCAGGtcgctctgggagggagggggaggagcagggccacagcgcactcgggggaggaggcaggggaagaggcagcagcggggccttggggaagggggtggaatcagggcagggCGGAGCAAAGGCGGGGCCCCCGCATTCCCCCTACACatacccctccccctgccatgagctgcaggggcctgggagcacccccacaatcccagccccctgccgtccctgactcctgcacccgcTACACatacccccaccctgagcaccaaatgggagctcctgcacccccccacacattcccacctgcaccccttgcaccaaaccggagctgccccaggtaagcgctccacaccccaacctcctgccccaaccctgagccccctcctgcatcctaactcctggccagaccctgcaccccaacctccagcccaatcctgcaccctaactcccaccCAGactctgcaccccccagccctgagccccctcccacaccccaaagtcctggccagaccccacaccccaacttttTTTACTTTATAAAGCACTcctatccaaagcactttacaatagttagtgAACGGTACAAACAATGTTTGGAAAGagcattaagtggtccgccaagaccctcagcgatttttcaagtggtctgtggaaaaataagttagactacaaaaaaaCAATCAAAGTACCTCCCTTTATATTCATTTACTTCCTAtgacttataggaggaggatggaggaaaaaagaatgaaaaacgggggtgggggaggagataagagagaatgttcttggccgggtcccaaggaggggccccaaaaatgaagctgagcacagggccccactaactctaaatccgccactgtGTTAAACGTCACCAAACCAGGCTCTTAAAAATCAGAGCAGGCTTCTTATCAGGCCTAAAATATGCCTTTGCTCCCAACGCTCAT from Eretmochelys imbricata isolate rEreImb1 chromosome 25, rEreImb1.hap1, whole genome shotgun sequence includes:
- the LOC144280305 gene encoding 4-galactosyl-N-acetylglucosaminide 3-alpha-L-fucosyltransferase FUT6-like, with amino-acid sequence MPLSDQKKSPPCKHLLIFILSQLVTAFCLFLYLRPSRDPGLEAWAGNSSSVTVHPGNNPTAPEAGSELTILLWTWPFGQRAALRKCSELFGIQDCHITANRSWYHKANAVIVHHRDVCSSPKKLPQAPRPPFQYWIWFNLESPSHSPNLGFMDNLFNLTMSYRRDSDIFTPYGWLEVLSQPQNFSIPAKSKLVAWAVSNWNPASRRVQYYQELKKYLHVDIYGSHHMSLPRDKHFSTLSQYKFYLAFENSLHEDYITEKLWNNALGSGAVPVVCGPPRKNYERFLPPDAFIHIDDFPNAQGLAQYLQELDKDPARYQRYFQWLTWLKPSKQSSWTIHFCKACRALQMTETYQTRPGLAKWFR